Part of the Mustela nigripes isolate SB6536 unplaced genomic scaffold, MUSNIG.SB6536 HiC_scaffold_3549, whole genome shotgun sequence genome, AACAGAACATTTCCAACAGCACTGAAAGCCCGGTCTTCGCCTCATGATCTTGTCTTGCCTTTTCACACTGTCCTGAATTTTGCGTGTACTGTTCCCTTGTGTTTTGTCCcacatgtacttttaaaatgttttaccaCATGTACTTTCGATTTTTGTTCTGGAACTATTCTGCAGGTGGAATAGGGGACAGCCACAGAATCGGTGTTTATGCTAGGCCGGGGTATGCAGCTGTACACTATCTCTGTCACATCCCACTCTATTGTCAGTGGTGCTGATAGTAATTTGGGCTGCTTGCAGTGTTTTGCTACTTTTTGCTATAAACGTTCTCAGTGCCTTAGCAAGTTCTTTCCTTGGTATATACCCTGGGTATAGACAGGTTCTCAGTCTAGCTGAGAATATTGCCAGCACAGgctgctgctcccctctgctgGCAGATGCTGGCAGATCCCCAAAGAGGaggagtccccccccccccattctttcTTTGTCCCTGTTCTTTGTCTATGGACCTTCAGGGGTTAGGAACATTCATTAAAACTAGAGAAATGGGGGAGGTGGAGCTTTCTGGGCCATAGTATACTTTCAACTGTGGCCCGGAGAAACAAGCCAGACAGGCCTTGAGGCAGGATGCTTTGGCTCTGAGCATGGGTGTGAGGTGGGGGCGGTCCTCGACTGGACCCTTGGGTCTTAGGTGGCAGCCCCCCTGTGAGGTCACCACTGGGCTGCAGGACCTAGAAATTCAAACACAATGCAgcatgccattttttaaaaatttttttattttatttttgtttaatgtctCCTGGGAGAGGTCCCCCAGCGGCCCAATATCTGGGCCTAGGAAGTTCCATCCCCCCATGACCTCAGATGTCCGGCTCCCTGCGCTCTCCAAGCCCTGGCTGCTCGCCGCCGCCTGGGCGATGGCCTCCACACCACACCGCTCGTGTCCGCAGTCTTCTCCCCCATGGGCACGTCTCTGCGGTGTGGGGAGGCCGCGCGCCTCAGGCAGTGAGGCTGACTCTCAGGTTCCTCAGGAACCTGCGGATCCTGCCCAGCATGGTGGTGCCTGAGCCCGAGCTGCCGCCGGAGAGGCTCCGCCCCGACTTGTGGGAGGTCCCGGAGTCCTTGGCGCTGGGGGCGTGGCTGATGCCTTCGTCGGGGGCGCGCCTGCCGCGCGCCGGGCTGCTGCGGCCCTTGTCCTCCTTGTGCTCCCGCGCGGCTCTGTGGCTGCCTAAGGAGCGGCTGGAGTCCGCCGGGGCGATCTTGTGCCCCCGGGCCTTGCGGCGGCTGTCGGCGGCCCTGCGGTGGCGGGAAGTGCGGGGGGCTCGCTCCTCCTCCCGGCGCTTGCGGGGCGGCCTTCCCGCCGGCTCCCCACTGCCCGCCGAGCTCGGCGCGTCCCAGAGGAGCTGGCCTTCCGACGCGTCCCGAGCGGCTTCTCCCGCAGGCTTGCCGGCAGCTCCGGGCCCGGCGAACGCCAGGCATCTGCCGGCCTCCCCCGCTGCGAACTCTGCTGCTGTCCCTGCCGCCGCCACTGCCGCGGCTGCCGCGGCCTCCCCGGCGGCCGCCGCCTCGGACGTGGCCCCTGCTGCcggctccctgcagagccccGGGCAGTTGGGGGCAGCGAAGGTGGGCAGGCTGTTGGTTGTTGGGGGGTCCTGGGTGGTCTGTTCCCCGCCAGCAAAAGCTGCAGAGGTGGCCCCGGCCACCTCAGAGCCCTCGGAGAGGCTCCGGACACTGACCTGGTCCTGATCGATTATTTGGACATCTGCGCCTGCTGCGTTCCTGCCGTCGTCGTCCTCCAGCAGAGGCATGTCCAGCATGTCCTCTGCTCGAGCGGCGTCGGTTCTGCTGTGAGTGGGCACCGGCGGCGGCCTCAGTACCTGGATAATGCTCTCCCAGTAGGGGAAGAGGTCTTCCTGTGCATCCAGTGGGGGGCTCAGCCGCAGGTAGCAGGAGCGGCCGGTGGCGAATTTGAGGCGAAGCATTTGTTTTTCCCGGTCGTGAACAGAAAGCCTCACAAACTTCAAGGGAAGGAGCCTGGTGAGCTCCAGGGTGGTGGAAGCCTTGCGGCCTTTTCCCTTGGTGGCGTGGCCCTGGTCGGAGTACTGTTCACAGCCGGTGGCCGGGCGGGCCAGCAGCAGGACATCTGGGAGCgggaggctggggctggtg contains:
- the LOC132009041 gene encoding LOW QUALITY PROTEIN: Golgi-associated RAB2 interactor protein 4-like (The sequence of the model RefSeq protein was modified relative to this genomic sequence to represent the inferred CDS: deleted 2 bases in 1 codon) — its product is MESLTPYHTAHSASRVGLFNTAMGKLQRQLRKGEYDLFKYAPMLESDFVQVTKRGEVVDVHNRIRMMTVGIASTSPSLPLPDVLLLARPATGCEQYSDQGHATKGKGRKASTTLELTRLLPLKFVRLSVHDREKQMLRLKFATGRSCYLRLSPPLDAQEDLFPYWESIIQVLRPPPVPTHSRTDAARAEDMLDMPLLEDDDGRNAAGADVQIIDQDQVSVRSLSEGSEVAGATSAAFAGGEQTTQDPPTTNSLPTFAAPNCPGLCREPAAGATSEAAAAGEAAAAAAVAAAGTAAEFAAGEAGRCLAFAGPGAAGKPAGEAARDASEGQLLWDAPSSAGSGEPAGRPPRKRREEERAPRTSRHRRAADSRRKARGHKIAPADSSRSLGSHRAAREHKEDKGRSSPARGRRAPDEGISHAPSAKDSGTSHKSGRSLSGGSSGSGTTMLGRIRRFLRNLRVSLTARRAASPHRRDVPMGEKTADTSGVVWRPSPRRRRAARAWRAQGAGHLRSWGDGTS